One window of Clarias gariepinus isolate MV-2021 ecotype Netherlands chromosome 21, CGAR_prim_01v2, whole genome shotgun sequence genomic DNA carries:
- the LOC128509705 gene encoding uncharacterized protein LOC128509705 yields MFASYALFNDHDSMDTGENQKSKDLLKSLVPQSISSYPKLLETPTEKDYEHVTSNPPPDQPTMHPIHTKPESLSALNDQMPPQGFSDQPTKSKQEQSSPGSVVHDLKLTQTSGFMLNNVNSITSSTPVGIQRYWSQPAEQLTATKAPQANNTELVEMLNKTTSKAPMRTTDNKAREKRKLQSWLPVLEKHDIPIVLGVGVSLAFILITMAFYSLLQKNDPAAKPGRAALRGLGGRCRPGEHLAIERTYDNKAFEDDNMVAVIEQSPNMSEMRAHPTASSPSTLLMEPCYDDTQEVVQPCQDMPVVVETHPEPSEEEQLETSLEEGKVTPSLPSDIQLQCMEDWRSQDLGQCQRDAPSPPPSNPLGTQEGALRSSLTLQTSDSSTTPVHHSISLSHASCPLMLSHCVTLGLTSVAVDVHFYPSTPAQYGPLRPQSGSRHEHEQNALSAHHGK; encoded by the exons ATGTTTGCCTCCTATGCTCTCTTCAATGATCATGACAGTATGGACACAGGAGAAAATCAGAAATCGAAAGACCTTCTTAAATCACTCGTGCCACAATCAATCTCCTCTTACCCCAAACTCCTAGAAACACCTACAGAAAAAGATTATGAGCATGTTACTTCAAACCCGCCTCCAGATCAGCCAACAATGCACCCAATCCATACAAAACCTGAGTCATTGTCTGCGCTCAATGATCAAATGCCTCCTCAAGGATTTTCTGACCAGCCTACCAAGTCAAAGCAAGAACAATCTTCTCCCGGCTCGGTTGTTCATGATCTTAAACTGACCCAGACCTCTGGGTTCATGCTGAATAATGTGAACAGCATCACCAGTTCAACTCCTGTGGGAATTCAACGGTACTGGAGTCAGCCTGCAGAGCAACTTACAGCCACGAAGGCACCACAGGCGAATAATACTGAATTAGttgaaatgttaaataaaaccaCATCAAAGGCCCCCATGAGGACCACAGACAACAAGGCCAG AGAGAAGAGGAAGTTACAGAGTTGGCTGCCTGTGCTAGAAAAACATGATATTCCAATTGTGCTAGGAGTGGGAGTTTCCctggcatttattttgattaccATGGCTTTCTACTCTTTGCTTCAGAAAAATGACCCTGCAGCCAAACCTGGACGAGCAG CTCTCAGAGGCCTTGGTGGGCGCTGCAGACCTGGTGAACATCTTGCAATTGAAAGAACATATGATAATAA AGCATTTGAAGATGACAACATGGTTGCTGTTATTGAACAAAGCCCAAACATGTCTGAGATGAGAGCCCATCCCACAGCTTCCAGTCCATCCACCTTGCTAATGGAACCATGTTATGATGACACGCAAGAAGTAGTCCAGCCATGCCAAGACATGCCAGTTGTAGTGGAAACACACCCAGAGCCCTCTGAGGAGGAGCAG TTAGAGACCTCATTAGAGGAAGGCAAAGTCACGCCCTCTCTCCCATCTGACATCCAACTTCAGTGTATGGAGGACTGGAGGAGCCAGGATTTGGGACAGTGCCAAAGAGATGCTCCTTCACCACCCCCTTCCAATCCTTTGGGCACTCAGGAAGGGGCTCTCCGCTCTtctctgaccctgcagaccaGTGATTCCTCCACTACCCCAGTACATCACAGTATCAGCCTCTCCCATGCCTCCTGCCCACTAATGCTGTCCCACTGTGTCACCCTAGGCCTGACCTCCGTGGCTGTTGATGTTCATTTCTACCCATCCACACCTGCGCAATATGGACCGCTGAGACCTCAGAGCGGTTCCCGGCATGAGCATGAACAAAACGCTCTGTCTGCCCACCATGGCAAATGA